ACCAGTCAGCAACCTGTGCACACAAAGTGTGTATTTGTAGACATTAATTCATGGATTTGAAATTTATAAAGTAATATATTTGATATAATtttacagtggctcagtggttcgcaggttcaagtcccggccgggccaattggcatttctgtgtggagtttgcatgttctccccatgttcttgTGCTCTGcattcccccacaatccaaagacatgcagtataagtgaattggatgaactgcgttgcagttggaagggcatctgatgcataaaaaacatatgccagagtatttggcaacccctgataaatcagagactaaaggatggtttatacttctgcgtcaaacgcacgtgtatgctacggcgttgacgcatagccctacgacGTGGCTGTCGGCgccgctgacgtgcacctctcaagaaatttaactacatgtcgcaacgacgcgtagcacaagctctgtgattggtcggcttggtagcgctgacgagtctgggcaggaccgagagccacgcgaatggcgcgagcccaatggagcgattgtttacaagtgtggagtcccgtgaaggagctccagatggaaagttttgttttatgtttacctcatagttaaagttgttgcacgtccgccggttcctgcctcaaaatgagcgagtttgagccacttgtacatcccggaagtgttcaggaaaagcaaaacagcagcgaagaaactcgacacagaggaacatttacacctcactgccaactagcgtttcggaagtgttaatgcagaccaacagactgcgcacagaagtataaagcaCAGCTACGGGCACTTACGGGTGACCTTATGacttgcatgcgccatgggttacgccggtcacttgacgcagaagtataaaccaggcttaagctgAAGGATAACGAGTGACTGAGTTCATCAGCCCCTATCTTTAGATAATAGCGTGCCCCCTATTGACTAGCCGCCATTGGAATTAGTCAAGTACTAACTTGTCGAAACAATAAACTATGGAGTAGTAAAGTGTTTATATTTCCAGCATTATTAATACTGCACACTAAAGCAAGCCTAATAGATACTACACAATGCTGTAAACATACATTTGGCACATCCCACTCATGATATAAATCAGATCTAAATTAGAACAACACAAGCACACTTTCTATACATGCACAAATACATCAGCAAGGTCTGCATACTGCTGTTAAACATGATATGAAGCAGATAACTCACGATTTGAGTTCAGGTAATGTGCGTCTCCTCAGCACATCTGCTCCACTTCCAGATGCCAGGTGATGCAGACGACTGTGATGTTTTAAGGAATAGAAATCTGTACATGGCACAATCAAGTTTGCATTCAGCtagtcaaaatttaaaaaaaaaatcaagctaaGATGCATACCAAGCAAATTCTCTGCCCAGAAACGTCATTGACCTCTAACACCAGTATTTATTCAAGATAATAACACTCAAGATAATAGTCAGCTGTGATTCTTCTctgtgtgaatcctctcatgtgacTTCAGGAGTCTTGAATGACTGAATCCCTTtctgcagtgtgaacacttgtaaggtttctctccagtgtgaatcctctcatgtgttttcaggttTTCTAACTgtctgaatctcttgtcgcagtgtgaacacttgtaaggtttctctccagtgtgacttCTCTTGTGTGATTTCAGATGTGCTAACTGACTGAAAGTCTTGTCGCAgcgtgaacacttgtaaggtttctctccagtgtgaatcctctcatgtacTGTCAGATGTCCTGACCGaatgaatctcttgtcgcagagtgaacacttgtaaggtttctctccagtgtgaatcctctcatgtacTTTCAGATGTTCTGACCGGATGAATCTCTTTTTGCAGTGTccacacttgtaaggtttctctccagtgtggctcatctcatgtgtttttaaatgtcctGAATGACTGAATCTCTTGTCACAGTGGAAACACATGTAAGGTTTATCTCCAGTGTGATTCCTCTTGTGTAATTTCAGGCCTTCTAAGTGATtaaatctcttgtcgcagtgtgaacacttgtaaggtttttctccagtgtgaactcGCTCATGTCTTTTCAGGGTTCCCAAATgtctgaatctcttgtcgcaggaTGAACACTTGtgaggtttctctccagtgtgaatcatctcatgTATTTTCAGGACTTCTGAATGACGGAATcttttgtcgcagtgtgaacacttgtacggtttctctccagtgtgaaccaTCTTATGTTTCTTCAAGCTTCCCACATGACGGAATCTTTTCCCACAAAGtaaacacttgtaaggtttctttccagtgtgaatcctctcatgtgatTTCAGGCCTACTGActgactgaatctcttgtcgcactGTGAACATTTATAAGGTTTCTCaccagtgtgagtcctctcatgGTTTTTTAGGCTTCCTAAAtgactgaatctcttgtcgcagtgtgaacacttgtaaggtttctctccggtgtgaatcctctggtgtagttttaaatttttagcCGTCATAAaggtcttctcacactcaaagcacatgaactctctcacaccagtgtggatcctctCGTGAACTTTTAAACTGTGTAGAtatttaaaactctttccacacgaAGGGCATAAAAGATGCTTTGTATGAGCTCTAAGGTGTCTCTTCAGCTCTGAAGacctcaaaaatgttttgctgcactgatcacatttgtgtgttttctctccagtgtggatcaacaTGTGTCTGTTAAGGGATGATGAGTGTCTGAAACTCTCCCTACACTGAGaacatgtgaacggtttctctccagtgtgaatcctcatgtgaaaAGCAAGACTCGGTTTGGATTTCAGACCCTTTCCACACTGAGTACAAGTGAATGGTTTTTCTTCGCTGTGGACCTTCATGTGGTTTTTGAGAGTCTGTTTGCATGTCATACTCTTCCCACATTGAGAACATGTGAATAgattctctccagtgtggatcctcatgtgcacCTTGAGAGTCTTTTTGTGTGacagactctttccacactgagtgcaggtgaaacattTTTTGGCTTTTCTCTTTAGCAATTCGGTTGTTTCTGTTGTTTTGAGATGATGGCGTGTCTCCTCCATCTGGcctgaaattaaaataagaagACTGCATCAAGTACACAACAACTACATCTTATCGATGATGACTATGGTGCACTTTTTCAAAATCTGGCTCCATCAGCAGGGTATACTCAAGGTCTGATTATTACATTTGAAACACTTGATGTGTAATATCAAGAATATAAATAATtactgtagaccaggggtcaccaatctcttcCTGGAGGTCCGGAGCCCTACAGGTTTtacctccaacttgcctcaacgcacctgcctgggtgtttcaagtatacctagtaaagctgcggtcacactagagttcgtgtgtgcgaaattctgtcgtgcgacTCTGTGAAAagaggtgggattaaacaagattattagatattataaaaagcgagcgattgctccatgttttaaatttctgtccagagaggtcgtgttttgatcatcgattggtctcacgcagtcaagtgatatgatttcgcaggtcagagttcaccaagcttgaactttgcaccgcagcgaccagtgaaacttaacgcatgaccccgcatttctggtctgacgcattcgcgtgtgtataaatagaagtctatggggagaaaactcaagtgtgaccacagctttagaccttgattagcttgttcaggtgtttgatTGTTCAggtttggagctaaaatctgcaggacacttgACCTCAAGGTGATCCCTGCTCTAGATCAGGTCTCAAAGTCAATGCCTGAAGgtctgcagctctgcagttttgctccagccccaatcagacacacctgctccaactaatcaaggtgttcaagactactcttgaacacctcgattagttggatcagctgtgttatTATAGGATTAGAGCAAAACTGTGCCTATCTGTTTTGCACATATTCGGACAACTCATTCACAATAACGCACTGCTTTGAAGAGGTGGAATACAGTCTACTAAACTCCTCTAGTGTTATTGTTATAACTGATGGCTATATTCTGATTCATGTCAAGAATTAAGTAGCAGTGTTTGCTCAATTAGACTCAGCAGTTTACATAGAGTttacacatagatatatacactagatatcgcatagggaccctgagcatgcgtcaataggtACAgtgccacattggtacagtgctcccaggacaaatgtcattcaaccgcactagtcaagacagtgttattacgtgaagatgcgggactttagcgctgtctacgagtgtagtaacgagcaaaccaagaaaaagcacaaaggcagaacattggtaatattacgttttttttctgtttttgtatgttctgaactttcgtgctaatcaggtaacgttattgatgataacagtcacactaaacactcggcttatgctagttttgttgaataaaatcagcaaactatGCAAaggaaatatgacaacgagatgctgcgctgccagaaacttgtattaatgtcggttagtgaaagagtcgttcgggggattcattcacaagcgaatcgctccctccgtcagtatgagaagtgaaagcaggagaggagctgtgtttcaggacatgattagatcaaatttaacaggggggtggatagtaaatttctgtacacacaaacacaagctttttgtcaggaatg
This portion of the Danio rerio strain Tuebingen ecotype United States chromosome 3, GRCz12tu, whole genome shotgun sequence genome encodes:
- the LOC101884644 gene encoding uncharacterized protein isoform X2, yielding METGQMEETRHHLKTTETTELLKRKAKKCFTCTQCGKSLSHKKTLKVHMRIHTGENLFTCSQCGKSMTCKQTLKNHMKVHSEEKPFTCTQCGKGLKSKPSLAFHMRIHTGEKPFTCSQCRESFRHSSSLNRHMLIHTGEKTHKCDQCSKTFLRSSELKRHLRAHTKHLLCPSCGKSFKYLHSLKVHERIHTGVREFMCFECEKTFMTAKNLKLHQRIHTGEKPYKCSHCDKRFSHLGSLKNHERTHTGEKPYKCSQCDKRFSQSVGLKSHERIHTGKKPYKCLLCGKRFRHVGSLKKHKMVHTGEKPYKCSHCDKRFRHSEVLKIHEMIHTGEKPHKCSSCDKRFRHLGTLKRHERVHTGEKPYKCSHCDKRFNHLEGLKLHKRNHTGDKPYMCFHCDKRFSHSGHLKTHEMSHTGEKPYKCGHCKKRFIRSEHLKVHERIHTGEKPYKCSLCDKRFIRSGHLTVHERIHTGEKPYKCSRCDKTFSQLAHLKSHKRSHTGEKPYKCSHCDKRFRQLENLKTHERIHTGEKPYKCSHCRKGFSHSRLLKSHERIHTEKNHS
- the LOC101884644 gene encoding uncharacterized protein isoform X1; translation: MTALQASREQQTNHQGTHVGTQLGRGSSPHHRRNTGQMEETRHHLKTTETTELLKRKAKKCFTCTQCGKSLSHKKTLKVHMRIHTGENLFTCSQCGKSMTCKQTLKNHMKVHSEEKPFTCTQCGKGLKSKPSLAFHMRIHTGEKPFTCSQCRESFRHSSSLNRHMLIHTGEKTHKCDQCSKTFLRSSELKRHLRAHTKHLLCPSCGKSFKYLHSLKVHERIHTGVREFMCFECEKTFMTAKNLKLHQRIHTGEKPYKCSHCDKRFSHLGSLKNHERTHTGEKPYKCSQCDKRFSQSVGLKSHERIHTGKKPYKCLLCGKRFRHVGSLKKHKMVHTGEKPYKCSHCDKRFRHSEVLKIHEMIHTGEKPHKCSSCDKRFRHLGTLKRHERVHTGEKPYKCSHCDKRFNHLEGLKLHKRNHTGDKPYMCFHCDKRFSHSGHLKTHEMSHTGEKPYKCGHCKKRFIRSEHLKVHERIHTGEKPYKCSLCDKRFIRSGHLTVHERIHTGEKPYKCSRCDKTFSQLAHLKSHKRSHTGEKPYKCSHCDKRFRQLENLKTHERIHTGEKPYKCSHCRKGFSHSRLLKSHERIHTEKNHS
- the LOC101884644 gene encoding uncharacterized protein isoform X3, with translation MEETRHHLKTTETTELLKRKAKKCFTCTQCGKSLSHKKTLKVHMRIHTGENLFTCSQCGKSMTCKQTLKNHMKVHSEEKPFTCTQCGKGLKSKPSLAFHMRIHTGEKPFTCSQCRESFRHSSSLNRHMLIHTGEKTHKCDQCSKTFLRSSELKRHLRAHTKHLLCPSCGKSFKYLHSLKVHERIHTGVREFMCFECEKTFMTAKNLKLHQRIHTGEKPYKCSHCDKRFSHLGSLKNHERTHTGEKPYKCSQCDKRFSQSVGLKSHERIHTGKKPYKCLLCGKRFRHVGSLKKHKMVHTGEKPYKCSHCDKRFRHSEVLKIHEMIHTGEKPHKCSSCDKRFRHLGTLKRHERVHTGEKPYKCSHCDKRFNHLEGLKLHKRNHTGDKPYMCFHCDKRFSHSGHLKTHEMSHTGEKPYKCGHCKKRFIRSEHLKVHERIHTGEKPYKCSLCDKRFIRSGHLTVHERIHTGEKPYKCSRCDKTFSQLAHLKSHKRSHTGEKPYKCSHCDKRFRQLENLKTHERIHTGEKPYKCSHCRKGFSHSRLLKSHERIHTEKNHS